CGGGACAGCACATCGCCCCGGCCGACCTGTTCGATCCGTGCGCTCGGCATCCCGAGCACCGCGCGCACCGCGGACTCCCGCAGCGTGGCGAGCAGGTCCGCGCCCAGCCGTCCGATCAGATACGTCGAGGCCGCGGTGGCCACGGCGCCGAGCAGGGCTGCGGCCACCATCACCCCACCGATCCTGACCAGGACCGAGCGGGACTCCCCCGCCACGACCCCGTCGACCACCTGGCCGAGCAGCAGCACCGGGAGCACCTGGAGCGCCGCTCCGGCCACCGAGGCGATCACGGTGGCGGCCGTCAGCCAGGGCATCTCGCGGCAGTGGGCCGCGACCCAGCGGGTGGCCTCGCGGCCGGTGGTGGTCCGCAGCGCCGCCGGTGCGGCGCGCGTGTCATCGGTGGCGCGCGTACCGGTGTCGTGCGTCTCGGTGGCGCTCACACCTACCCGGCCGCCGACTTGACGAGTTCGTCGATGGCGTACGGCATCGACAGCAGGGTGCCCTGCGAGATGGCCGCGCCGACCGCCGGGCCCTCGCTGTCCAGCAGGTAGGACACGTTGCCCTTCTTCACGGCGTCGAGGTTGGCGAAGAGCTTGAACTTCTTCAGCGCCTCGGTGTCGGCCTTGTCGTTGATGACGAAGATGTGGTCGACGTCGACGAGGTCGATGCGTTCCGGGGAGAGCTTGGTGTAGAAGCTGCCGCCCGCGACCTTGTCGATCTCCGTCTGGTACGTGAAGCCGATGCCGGACACGAGGCGGCCACGGACGTCGGTGGAGGTGAAGGGCGCGACCGAGTCCTCGTACCAGGACAGCGCGACGGCGGTCTGGCCGGCGAACTCGGGGTGTTCCTTCTTGGCGGTGCCGAGCCGGCCCTGAATGTCCTGGACCATCTTCTCGCCCTCCTCGGCCTTGCCGAGCGCCTTCGCGATGTGCAGGGCGTTGTCCTGCCAGGGCGCGCTGAAGGGTTCCTTCTCGGCCTTGGTGCGGCCGACCGTCGGCGCGACCCTGGAGAGCTTGTCGTAGGCGGCCTGGTCGATCTCGGAGTAGACCGCGATGATCAGGTCCGGGCGCAGGGCGGCGATCTTCTCGTAGTTGGGGCCGGAGTCACCGTTGTTCATGATGACCTCGGGCTTGGTGTCGCCCCACTTGTCCTTCACCCAGGGCCACTGGGTGTTGATGTCGGGGCTCTGCCCCGGCGGGTTCGGGTACTGGTCGACCATGCCGACGGGCTTGATGCCGAAGGCCAGGACGGTCTGGTCGTCGGTGTAGCCGACGGAGACGACCCGCTGCGGGGCCTTGGTGATCTCGGTGGTGCCGAAGGCGTGCTCCACCGTGACCGGGAAGGCGCCCGCGGCGGCGGTGGCCGAGGCGTTGTCGTCGGTCGACTCGTCGGAGGAGTCGGAGCCGCATCCCGCGAGGAGGCCGACGGTCAGGCCCAGGGCGGACACCGTGGTCGCCAGCCGCCGCCAGGGCCTGGTGAGCGTCGTTCTACGGAGGAGCATCAGCCATCCCTTGCTCGCACGGTCACTGCGCCACGCCCCCATGGCCACGTTCTAAGGGCAGGCAAACCTTACCCATAAAAATGAGGTTAGCCTAGCCTAACTACTGTTCTTTCCCTGGTAGTTGGGCTGGACCTGTGTGCGACCGATCGGCACGATGAGCGGACGGTCCCCCACCGGGTCGTCGATGACCATGGCGCGCAGTCCGAACGCCTCGTGCAGCAGTTCTGCGGTGATGACGTCCCGCGGGTGCCCCTGCGCCAGGATGGCGCCCTCCTTCATCACCACGAGGTTGTCGCTGTAGCGGGTGGCCAGGTTGAGGTCGTGGAGCACCATGACGACGGTGCGGCCCGACTCGTGCAGATCGTCGACCAGGTCGAGGACCTCGATCGCGTGCGCCAGATCGAGGTAGGTGGTCGGCTCGTCCAGCAGCAGCAGATCGGTGCCCTGGGCCAGGGTCATCGAGATCCAGACGCGCTGCCGCTGTCCGCCGGACAAGGTGTCGACAGGCCGGTCGGCGAGGTCCGAGACGCCGGTCATGGCCAACGCCCGTTCCACCACGGCGGCGTCGTCCGAGGACCACTGCCGCAGCCAGCTCTGATGCGGATGCCGGCCCCTGGCGACCAGGTCGGCCACGGTGAGCCCCTCGGGCGCGACCGGCGTCTGCGGCAGCAGGCCGAGCTTCTTCGCCACGTCCCGGGTCCTGAGCCGGGCGATGTCGTCACCGTCGAGCAGGACCGTGCCCCGGGTCGGCTTCAGCAGCCTCGACAGGGTCCTCAACAGGGTTGATTTGCCACAGCCGTTGGGGCCGATGATGGTGGTGATCACTCCGGGCGGCACGGTCACGTCGAGCCCGTCGAGGACGGTCCGGCCGCCGTATCCGACGGTGACGTCCTCAGCCGTCAGCCGTGCGACCTGCCCGACGGCGGACGTGACCCGGATGATGTCCTGAGCGACCACAAGGCCCCCTACGTTTAGGCTTACCTGACTCTCGCATCATCTACCGGACGTTGGCCCGCACCAGCAGATAGACGAGGAAGGGCCCCCCGATCGCGGCGGTCACCACGCCGACCGGCAGGCTCACCGGCAGCGCGGTACGGGCGACCAGGTCGGCGCCGGTCAGCAGCAGCGCCCCGACCAGCCCCGAGGCCGTCAACGGAGGCGTCGGGCAGCGGGTCAGACGCAGCGCCACCTGCGGCGCGACCAGCGCGACGAACGGGACCGGGCCCGCCGCGCTCACCGCCGCGCCGGCCAGCAGGACCGCGCACAGCAGCATGACCGCCCGCACGCGCGTGTACCGGACGCCCAGGCCCGCGGCGACCTCGTCGCCGAAGTGCAGCGGCTTGAACGGGAAGGCCACGCACGACACGACGGCGAGCAGGACGAGCGTGCACCACAGGGCCGTCCACACCTCGTCCCAGCCCCGGTCGTCCAGCGAGCCCACCAGCCACGTCTGCGCCCTTGCCACGTCCCTGATGTCGGCCGTGGCCAGCAGCCAGGTGGTGATCGCCTCCATCACGGCGGTCACGGAGATGCCGATGAGGATGAGCCGGAAGCCGTCGAGGCCGCGCCGCCACGCCAGGAAGTACACCAGCAGCCCGGTGCCGAGGCCGCCGCCGAGCGCCGCCGCCGACAGTCCGACGGAGTTCACGATCGCCGCGGCGGTGCCGCCCGACACCGTCACCAGGAACACGGCGACCGCGCCGGCGCCCGAGGTGATCCCGAGGACGTCCGGGCTGGCCAGCGGATTGCGCGCGAGGGACTGGGTGATGGCGCCGGACACCCCGAGGGCGACCCCGACGACGAGTCCGGCCAGGGCCCGGGGCAGCCGCAGGTCCATGATGACGAACTCGTCGACCGGCTCGCCGTGGCCGAAGATCGTGGCGATCACCTGGGGCAGCCCGATGGGGAAGTCGCCGATGCCGATGGAGAGACAGAACAGCAGAAAGGTCATGGCCGCCAGCAGCAGCGTGACGGCCAGGAGCCAGGGCCGCCACACGAACGACACCCGGCCCAGCCGTACGCCCGGCAGCACCGCCGCCTTCGGGCCCGCGCTCATCAACTCCGCCCCGTTCACGTGTTCTTGACCTTTCCGAGCCACACCAGCGCCGCGAAGAACGGCGCGCCCAGGAGGGCGACGACGACCCCGGCGTCCAGTTCACCCGGCCGGACCACAAGGCGCCCCACGATGTCGCACACCAGCAGCACGATCGCGCCCAGCAGTCCGGCGTACGGCACCAGCCAGCGGTAGTCGGGGCCGGTCAGGTACCGGGCCACGTGGGCGACCATCAGCCCGAGGAAGGCGATGGGGCCGCACGCCGCCGTCGCCGCGCCCGCGAGGAGGGTGATGGCGAGGATGCCGACGGTCCGGCTCAGCGCGATGTTCACGCCGAGCCCCCGGGCCACGTCGTCACCGAGGTTGAGGAGGTTGATGGCGGGCAGGGTGCTGAGCGCCAGGACCAGGCCGACGGTGATGAACGCGGTCACCGGCCAGATGACACCGAAGCCGACCCCCGCCACGGACCCGGCGTTCCAGAACCGCAGCGCGTTCAGCGCCGCCTGGTCGGTCAGCGCGATCGCCGTGGTCATCGCGGCGAGGAACACCGCGACGCCCTGTCCGGCCAGGGCGAGCGTCAGCGGGTTGCCGGCGCCCCGGCCCAAGCTGGAGAGGCCGAAGACCACGACACCCGCGACCGCCGCGCCCAGGAAGGCGAACCAGACGTACTGGAAGGGGTTGGTGAGCCCGAACAGGGTGATCGCCGAGACCACCGCGAAGGACGCGCCCGCGTTCACCCCCAACAGACCGGTGTCGGCGATCGGGTTGCGGGTGTAGCCCTGGATCAGCGCCCCGCCCACGCCCAGGGCGATGCCCGCCACCACGGCGAGCACCGTCCGGGGCACCCGGACCGTCCGGACGATGAGTCGGATCTCGGTGAGCCGCTGGTCGGCCTCCGGCGCCGCGAACAGCCCGTGCCACACCTCGCCGGGACTCAACGCGCGCGCACCGACGGCCAGGGACACCGCTCCGGTGATCACGAGGACCACCACCAGCACACCCAGACCCGCAACTCGCCTCCTGCGGGCGGGAGTTGAGTCTCGGGGCGCGGCGCGCTCGACTGCGGTCATGCCCATGTGGACGTACGTCATCCCTTTGATCGAACCAGTGGGCGGCTGTTGTCAGCGGGCGGCGGAGCTGCCGATCCCGTCGACGATCGGACGGGCCTCGTCGGAGGCGGTCTTGAGGACGGAGTCGAGGATCTCGCCGACCCTGATGGCGGTGTTGGAGAGCAGGGACGAGGTGATGCCGTGCGTGTGCTCGGTGCCGCCCTGGAGGTAGATACCGCAGCGGAGTTCGGGGCGGGTGGCGATGCGGTAGTCGCGTTCGACGCGCAGCCGGCCCTCGTCGTCGCGCAGACAGAGGTCGGCGACCTCCCCGAGGAGGCCCTGGGGGTCGGCGGGGCTGTAGCCGGTGGCGAAGACCACGACGTCGGCGTCCAGCGGGGTTTCCTCGCCGGTGACAAGGGACTTGACGGTGGTTCGCACCCCGTCGGGCCGCTCCTCGACGCCGACGAGGCGGGAGACGTTGAGGAAGCGCAGCCGCTCGGTGCCGAGGACTTTCTCCTGGTACATCTGCCGGTACAGGTCGTCGATCAGATCAATGTCCACCACGGAGTAGTTGGTGTTGCCGTGGTAGCCCATGAGCTGCCGTTTGACGTCGTCGGGGGCGGCGAAGTACGTGTCGACCGCGTCGGGGTCGAAGATCCGGTTGGCGAAGCCGCTGTCGTCGGCGGGGCTGTAGCCGTAGCGGGAGAAGACGGCGCAGACCTCGGCCTCGGGGAAGCGGCGGTGCAGATAGGCGACGTTCTCGGCGGCGCTCTGTCCGGCGCCGACGACGACGAACCGGGACGGGGAGAGGCCGTCTAACTCCTCGACCTTGCCGAGGAG
This DNA window, taken from Streptomyces sp. NBC_00663, encodes the following:
- a CDS encoding iron-siderophore ABC transporter substrate-binding protein, whose product is MLLRRTTLTRPWRRLATTVSALGLTVGLLAGCGSDSSDESTDDNASATAAAGAFPVTVEHAFGTTEITKAPQRVVSVGYTDDQTVLAFGIKPVGMVDQYPNPPGQSPDINTQWPWVKDKWGDTKPEVIMNNGDSGPNYEKIAALRPDLIIAVYSEIDQAAYDKLSRVAPTVGRTKAEKEPFSAPWQDNALHIAKALGKAEEGEKMVQDIQGRLGTAKKEHPEFAGQTAVALSWYEDSVAPFTSTDVRGRLVSGIGFTYQTEIDKVAGGSFYTKLSPERIDLVDVDHIFVINDKADTEALKKFKLFANLDAVKKGNVSYLLDSEGPAVGAAISQGTLLSMPYAIDELVKSAAG
- a CDS encoding ABC transporter ATP-binding protein; the encoded protein is MVAQDIIRVTSAVGQVARLTAEDVTVGYGGRTVLDGLDVTVPPGVITTIIGPNGCGKSTLLRTLSRLLKPTRGTVLLDGDDIARLRTRDVAKKLGLLPQTPVAPEGLTVADLVARGRHPHQSWLRQWSSDDAAVVERALAMTGVSDLADRPVDTLSGGQRQRVWISMTLAQGTDLLLLDEPTTYLDLAHAIEVLDLVDDLHESGRTVVMVLHDLNLATRYSDNLVVMKEGAILAQGHPRDVITAELLHEAFGLRAMVIDDPVGDRPLIVPIGRTQVQPNYQGKNSS
- a CDS encoding FecCD family ABC transporter permease; this encodes MSAGPKAAVLPGVRLGRVSFVWRPWLLAVTLLLAAMTFLLFCLSIGIGDFPIGLPQVIATIFGHGEPVDEFVIMDLRLPRALAGLVVGVALGVSGAITQSLARNPLASPDVLGITSGAGAVAVFLVTVSGGTAAAIVNSVGLSAAALGGGLGTGLLVYFLAWRRGLDGFRLILIGISVTAVMEAITTWLLATADIRDVARAQTWLVGSLDDRGWDEVWTALWCTLVLLAVVSCVAFPFKPLHFGDEVAAGLGVRYTRVRAVMLLCAVLLAGAAVSAAGPVPFVALVAPQVALRLTRCPTPPLTASGLVGALLLTGADLVARTALPVSLPVGVVTAAIGGPFLVYLLVRANVR
- a CDS encoding FecCD family ABC transporter permease, whose amino-acid sequence is MGMTAVERAAPRDSTPARRRRVAGLGVLVVVLVITGAVSLAVGARALSPGEVWHGLFAAPEADQRLTEIRLIVRTVRVPRTVLAVVAGIALGVGGALIQGYTRNPIADTGLLGVNAGASFAVVSAITLFGLTNPFQYVWFAFLGAAVAGVVVFGLSSLGRGAGNPLTLALAGQGVAVFLAAMTTAIALTDQAALNALRFWNAGSVAGVGFGVIWPVTAFITVGLVLALSTLPAINLLNLGDDVARGLGVNIALSRTVGILAITLLAGAATAACGPIAFLGLMVAHVARYLTGPDYRWLVPYAGLLGAIVLLVCDIVGRLVVRPGELDAGVVVALLGAPFFAALVWLGKVKNT
- a CDS encoding lysine N(6)-hydroxylase/L-ornithine N(5)-oxygenase family protein; amino-acid sequence: MAQTLPDDASLIHDLIGVGFGPSNVAMAIALSEHNARVDRQEGVSAHFFEQQPSFGWHRGMLIDDATMQVSFLKDLVTLRNPASEYSFLCYLKSKGRLIDFINHKNLFPLRVEFHDYFEWAAAQVDAMISYGHEVVAVSPVVRDGVVDHLEVTVRSAEGLALHRARNLVIGTGLRPLMPEGVERTDRVWHNAELLGKVEELDGLSPSRFVVVGAGQSAAENVAYLHRRFPEAEVCAVFSRYGYSPADDSGFANRIFDPDAVDTYFAAPDDVKRQLMGYHGNTNYSVVDIDLIDDLYRQMYQEKVLGTERLRFLNVSRLVGVEERPDGVRTTVKSLVTGEETPLDADVVVFATGYSPADPQGLLGEVADLCLRDDEGRLRVERDYRIATRPELRCGIYLQGGTEHTHGITSSLLSNTAIRVGEILDSVLKTASDEARPIVDGIGSSAAR